A genomic segment from Nitrospirota bacterium encodes:
- a CDS encoding acyl-CoA dehydrogenase family protein has protein sequence MDLDLTEEQRIFRDRFREFARGEIEAIAKECDEKGEFPKGLFRKMGALGYLGIPFPPDVGGAGLDLVTFALSAEELGRASAGIAVGIYVHVALALSAVHTFGTKEQKEKYLTPGICGEKVGAWGFAEPAGGSDPSSFSTVAERGPNGWRLNGSKVFISNGTFADFVVVTAKTAPEKALQGMSLLILEKGTPGFTARRIPVMGVRATESAELNFQDCVLGADALLGKENEGFLQAMKTLTLGRIMAAAFACGLARAALEASLKFAGERKAFGQTIGAFQGNQWTLADMATRLDASWLLTLRAARLADAGRPHIREASMAKLYASETATWICERAVQIHGAYGMAMDFPVQRYYRDCKLLEIGEGTSEIQRNTIARQLGFK, from the coding sequence GTGGATCTTGACCTGACCGAGGAACAAAGGATTTTCCGCGACCGCTTCCGGGAGTTCGCCCGTGGCGAGATCGAGGCCATCGCGAAGGAGTGCGATGAGAAGGGCGAGTTTCCGAAGGGACTCTTCCGAAAAATGGGGGCACTCGGCTATCTCGGCATTCCGTTCCCCCCTGACGTTGGGGGTGCGGGACTGGACCTCGTTACGTTCGCCCTTTCCGCCGAGGAACTGGGTCGCGCATCGGCCGGAATCGCCGTGGGGATCTACGTCCACGTGGCCCTGGCGCTGAGCGCGGTCCACACCTTCGGCACGAAGGAGCAGAAAGAGAAATACCTCACGCCCGGTATTTGCGGCGAAAAAGTCGGGGCCTGGGGGTTTGCGGAGCCTGCCGGCGGGTCCGACCCCTCGTCTTTCAGCACGGTGGCTGAACGGGGTCCGAACGGTTGGCGATTGAACGGATCAAAAGTGTTTATCTCGAATGGAACCTTCGCCGATTTCGTGGTCGTCACCGCGAAAACAGCCCCGGAAAAGGCGCTTCAGGGAATGAGCCTTCTGATTCTCGAAAAGGGAACGCCGGGATTTACCGCCCGGCGCATTCCGGTCATGGGCGTACGGGCGACCGAATCGGCTGAGTTGAACTTTCAGGACTGCGTCTTGGGGGCCGATGCCCTCCTGGGAAAAGAGAACGAAGGCTTCCTGCAAGCGATGAAAACGCTGACGCTGGGCCGGATCATGGCCGCCGCGTTTGCCTGCGGCCTGGCAAGGGCCGCGCTGGAAGCAAGCCTGAAATTTGCCGGTGAACGGAAGGCGTTCGGACAAACGATCGGAGCGTTTCAAGGCAATCAGTGGACGCTGGCCGATATGGCGACGCGTCTCGATGCCTCATGGCTGCTCACGCTTCGGGCCGCGCGGCTGGCCGACGCGGGGCGACCTCACATCAGGGAAGCGTCGATGGCCAAGCTCTACGCCTCGGAAACGGCCACGTGGATCTGCGAGCGGGCCGTCCAGATCCACGGGGCCTACGGAATGGCGATGGACTTTCCCGTCCAGCGCTACTACCGGGACTGCAAGCTTCTTGAGATCGGCGAGGGGACCAGTGAGATCCAGCGCAACACGATCGCGCGGCAGTTGGGATTCAAGTAG
- a CDS encoding 3-keto-5-aminohexanoate cleavage protein, whose product MDERFRTQDLPDKVVVVCALTGAQQGKEANPNLPEQPDEIIAQALDAWRAGASVVHIHARGTNGKATSDPGIFRRIVDGIRGKSDLVINCTTGGAVAGLPLEDRIKVVPELKPEIASFSVGGGSLLGRYDSKAGRWTRDQLVTLFRSYSEMERAALLFREHGTKPELEVYDSGFLNNIWTLREAGWLEEPLLVNFVMGISGECTPWTPRNLMFLADNLPPGSHWLVSAIGARVHFRSVAFCAALGGHVRVGMEDNVYIGRGEPATSNAQIVEKAVRICREIGREPATPAEARSLLGLKGGF is encoded by the coding sequence GTGGACGAACGATTTAGAACTCAGGACCTTCCCGACAAAGTGGTGGTTGTCTGCGCGCTCACGGGGGCACAGCAGGGCAAGGAGGCCAATCCAAACCTGCCCGAGCAGCCGGATGAAATTATTGCCCAGGCCCTGGATGCCTGGCGCGCAGGCGCATCGGTTGTCCACATCCACGCGCGGGGCACGAATGGAAAAGCGACGTCAGACCCGGGTATCTTCCGTCGCATCGTCGATGGAATCCGCGGGAAATCCGACCTCGTGATTAATTGCACAACCGGCGGAGCCGTGGCGGGGCTGCCGCTGGAGGATCGCATCAAGGTGGTGCCGGAACTGAAGCCGGAGATCGCTTCCTTTTCCGTGGGGGGCGGTTCGCTCCTCGGGCGTTATGATTCGAAGGCCGGACGGTGGACTCGGGATCAGCTGGTCACGCTGTTCCGCTCTTATTCGGAAATGGAGAGGGCCGCACTTCTGTTCCGGGAACACGGGACAAAGCCTGAACTCGAAGTGTACGACAGCGGTTTCCTCAACAACATCTGGACGCTTCGGGAGGCGGGATGGCTTGAAGAGCCGCTTCTCGTCAACTTCGTGATGGGCATCAGCGGCGAGTGCACGCCGTGGACGCCGCGCAACCTGATGTTTCTAGCGGACAACCTCCCGCCCGGGTCCCACTGGCTGGTTTCCGCCATCGGAGCGCGGGTGCATTTCAGGAGCGTTGCGTTCTGCGCGGCCCTCGGAGGACACGTCCGGGTGGGGATGGAAGACAACGTTTACATCGGGAGGGGTGAACCGGCGACGTCCAACGCGCAGATCGTGGAGAAGGCCGTCCGAATCTGCCGTGAGATCGGCCGCGAGCCGGCAACGCCGGCAGAGGCACGATCCCTCCTCGGCCTGAAAGGCGGCTTCTGA
- a CDS encoding OB-fold domain-containing protein, which produces MRIQHTMDLAWEIAPGEIFAAFHAYLAEGKIAATRCPSCNQVYLPPRAVCGDCYLPLRDWVEVGGSGIVEALTISHHPILDTVTGKMRATPYVSLLVKLDGASTSVNHYLDADSRAAVIGARVDAVWREPRRTMADLIGFGIARGVAVEVFPRPLPPRSVAPPPRAPVRLDIPFSYAAGRGASWFFEGFKRGEILGSRCPSCDRIRVPSRSFCPACFYTLGESDLRPVGPHGTIVATAGPPSQRLGLIRMDGADNDLLHKVEAARGDRVKARFLPADRCRGDIRDIECFERTGP; this is translated from the coding sequence ATGAGGATTCAGCACACGATGGACCTGGCTTGGGAGATCGCGCCCGGGGAAATCTTCGCCGCCTTTCACGCTTACCTAGCCGAAGGCAAGATCGCGGCGACCCGATGTCCATCCTGCAACCAGGTTTACCTCCCGCCGCGCGCCGTTTGCGGGGATTGCTACCTCCCGCTTCGGGATTGGGTGGAAGTGGGCGGCTCCGGGATCGTCGAGGCCCTGACGATTTCGCACCATCCGATTCTGGACACGGTGACCGGGAAAATGAGGGCCACGCCGTATGTCAGCCTTCTTGTCAAGCTGGACGGAGCATCAACATCCGTGAACCACTACCTGGACGCCGATTCCCGCGCCGCCGTCATCGGTGCGCGCGTGGACGCGGTCTGGCGGGAACCCCGGCGGACAATGGCGGATCTCATCGGCTTCGGGATAGCACGTGGAGTTGCCGTAGAAGTGTTTCCGCGTCCGCTTCCTCCAAGGAGCGTCGCGCCTCCTCCCCGTGCGCCGGTCAGGCTCGACATCCCTTTCTCCTACGCGGCCGGAAGGGGCGCCTCGTGGTTCTTTGAAGGTTTCAAGCGTGGGGAGATCCTCGGAAGCCGGTGCCCATCTTGCGATCGGATACGCGTGCCGTCCCGCTCCTTTTGCCCGGCCTGTTTTTACACGTTGGGAGAGTCGGATCTGCGGCCGGTCGGCCCCCACGGAACCATTGTGGCGACAGCCGGCCCTCCCTCGCAGAGGCTCGGCCTCATCCGAATGGATGGAGCGGACAACGACTTGCTCCACAAGGTGGAGGCCGCACGGGGCGACCGCGTGAAGGCGCGCTTCCTTCCCGCGGACCGGTGCCGAGGAGATATCCGGGACATCGAATGCTTCGAACGGACGGGGCCATGA
- a CDS encoding acyl-CoA dehydrogenase family protein yields MAGTSPYFNEQHGQFRAVVRRFVEEEMRPHWQEYEKLETQPDGPYRQTFRDVFARAAKLGLLGIRVPPPYGGTGLDFRYTTVLCEELVRSLAFGMCVSMLAHAEFALSAIAGEGTQAQKERYLPDAVQGKTIWGLGITEPDFGSDVAGIRTTARRKGDRYIISGSKTFITNGSIADYITLAVRTSGAGKGGLSLVIVPTNTKGFSVGKRLEKIGAKSSDTALLFFEDCEVPVDNLIGEEGKGFYYIMDHFQGERLVLASFANGLMQVLWEEALRYGGERKVFGRPVLDFQVWKHRLADVLTKIEASRQLTYWACDQLVRTGRAQKEISMAKLFATETVRDVAMEALQIHGGNAVMAEYPVGRLMTECMGMTIGAGTSEIMREIIWREVTREGRF; encoded by the coding sequence ATGGCCGGCACCTCGCCCTACTTCAACGAACAGCACGGGCAATTCCGCGCCGTCGTGCGCCGCTTTGTGGAGGAGGAAATGCGTCCCCACTGGCAAGAGTACGAAAAGCTGGAGACCCAGCCGGATGGACCGTACAGGCAAACGTTTCGGGACGTGTTTGCGCGCGCCGCCAAGCTGGGGCTCTTGGGAATTCGCGTCCCTCCGCCATACGGGGGCACGGGACTCGATTTCCGGTACACCACGGTTCTTTGCGAAGAGTTGGTGCGCTCACTTGCGTTCGGCATGTGCGTCTCCATGCTGGCCCATGCGGAATTCGCCCTTTCGGCCATCGCGGGGGAAGGAACCCAGGCGCAGAAAGAGCGCTATCTGCCGGACGCCGTTCAAGGGAAAACAATATGGGGTCTGGGCATTACGGAGCCCGACTTTGGATCCGACGTGGCCGGCATCCGGACGACGGCACGGAGAAAGGGAGACCGCTACATCATCAGCGGCTCCAAGACCTTTATCACAAACGGTTCTATCGCGGACTACATCACGCTTGCGGTTCGAACGAGCGGCGCCGGAAAAGGCGGGCTGAGTCTCGTGATCGTCCCCACGAACACGAAAGGATTCTCGGTCGGTAAGCGGTTGGAAAAAATCGGCGCGAAATCGTCCGACACCGCCCTCCTTTTCTTCGAGGACTGTGAAGTCCCGGTCGACAACCTCATCGGCGAAGAAGGGAAAGGTTTCTACTACATCATGGACCATTTCCAGGGGGAGCGCCTCGTCCTGGCATCCTTTGCCAACGGTCTGATGCAGGTTCTGTGGGAGGAAGCCCTCCGATATGGCGGAGAGAGAAAGGTGTTCGGGCGGCCGGTCCTGGACTTCCAAGTCTGGAAGCACCGGCTGGCCGATGTGCTGACAAAGATCGAAGCGTCCCGTCAACTCACCTATTGGGCTTGCGACCAACTGGTTCGGACGGGCCGCGCCCAGAAGGAAATCTCTATGGCCAAGCTGTTCGCCACGGAGACCGTTAGGGATGTTGCCATGGAGGCGCTGCAAATCCACGGGGGCAACGCCGTCATGGCGGAGTACCCGGTGGGTCGCCTCATGACCGAATGCATGGGGATGACAATTGGCGCGGGCACGAGCGAGATCATGCGAGAGATTATCTGGCGCGAGGTGACGCGCGAGGGACGGTTTTGA
- a CDS encoding PaaI family thioesterase produces MREKPYTIPKDFDPGEDGHPYADLHGMRWTRDKRGTWWITLKTTPKLLNPNRVLHGGVLFTLADTAMGRTVTSLLGPGEECASIEVRIHHLRMVRSGTLKSRAWVVHRGRRIIVLEAEVVDAQDRLVSKASGTMYVMRKPS; encoded by the coding sequence GTGAGGGAGAAGCCGTACACCATTCCGAAAGACTTTGATCCCGGTGAGGATGGCCATCCCTATGCCGACCTCCACGGGATGCGGTGGACGAGGGATAAGCGGGGGACTTGGTGGATCACGCTCAAAACCACCCCGAAGCTGCTCAATCCGAACCGTGTCCTTCACGGCGGCGTCCTTTTCACGTTGGCGGACACGGCCATGGGCCGCACGGTGACGAGCCTTCTGGGCCCCGGTGAGGAGTGTGCCTCGATCGAAGTCCGGATCCATCACCTTCGGATGGTGAGGAGCGGCACGCTGAAGTCGCGGGCCTGGGTGGTGCATCGGGGTCGGCGCATCATCGTGCTCGAAGCGGAAGTAGTCGACGCTCAGGATCGTCTCGTCTCGAAGGCTTCGGGGACGATGTACGTGATGCGAAAACCTTCGTAG
- a CDS encoding zinc-binding dehydrogenase, whose protein sequence is MNDIHFMAARFHGAGKPLTLDETPLVGGDGVLVKVEAAGLCGTDLHIAVEGTFPTAFVPITLGHEMAGTVESGAGRFPKGERVCVYPHVPCFTCEYCRRGREALCRGSKIFGVHADGGFAQYVRAPESCLFRLPAGVPFEIGAALTDAVATAFHAVRRRAEVKPGERAAVFGCGALGTFAVKILKALGVSSVIGVDVSPHALERARKAGATAAINVRDEDAAKEIKKMTDGGVDAAFEFVGRSSSVREAVRSVRPGGRVVVVGIGPEPVELVPLRTFVGNEITVMGSMGLDRMDLEEVIRWASDGGLDLRGDIEVRPLGEINDVLREAASGDRRAAKFVLRPWPWE, encoded by the coding sequence ATGAATGATATTCATTTCATGGCGGCGCGGTTCCACGGGGCCGGAAAGCCGCTGACCCTTGACGAGACCCCGCTCGTCGGGGGAGATGGGGTTCTCGTCAAGGTGGAGGCCGCGGGCCTCTGCGGAACGGACCTGCATATCGCCGTGGAAGGCACATTCCCCACGGCCTTCGTGCCCATCACGCTCGGTCACGAAATGGCAGGAACCGTGGAGAGTGGGGCGGGTCGGTTCCCCAAAGGCGAGCGAGTGTGCGTCTATCCCCACGTCCCCTGTTTCACCTGCGAATACTGCCGCCGCGGCCGGGAGGCGTTGTGCCGGGGATCGAAAATCTTCGGCGTGCACGCCGACGGAGGCTTTGCCCAGTACGTTCGTGCGCCCGAGTCGTGCCTCTTCCGATTGCCGGCGGGCGTTCCGTTCGAAATCGGCGCGGCGTTGACGGACGCCGTAGCCACGGCGTTCCACGCCGTCCGCCGCCGCGCGGAGGTCAAACCGGGCGAACGCGCCGCGGTCTTCGGATGCGGCGCGTTGGGCACGTTTGCGGTCAAGATTCTGAAGGCGCTGGGCGTCTCGAGTGTGATCGGAGTGGACGTTTCGCCGCATGCTCTCGAACGCGCGCGCAAGGCAGGCGCCACGGCTGCGATCAATGTTCGCGATGAGGATGCCGCGAAGGAGATCAAGAAAATGACGGATGGGGGCGTGGACGCCGCGTTCGAATTCGTGGGCCGATCATCGAGCGTCCGTGAAGCCGTCCGCTCCGTGAGGCCGGGCGGGAGGGTTGTCGTCGTGGGAATCGGCCCGGAGCCGGTCGAGTTGGTCCCGCTCCGCACGTTTGTAGGGAATGAAATAACGGTGATGGGATCGATGGGTCTGGACCGGATGGACCTCGAAGAGGTCATCCGGTGGGCCTCGGACGGGGGGCTCGATTTGAGGGGCGACATTGAGGTCCGTCCTCTCGGCGAGATCAACGACGTGCTGCGCGAGGCGGCATCGGGAGATCGCCGCGCCGCCAAGTTCGTTCTGAGGCCGTGGCCATGGGAGTGA
- a CDS encoding thiolase family protein, whose protein sequence is MVTRAAIVATGQTDHAKARDDVSQPELIYEAVTRALTDGELRPADIEAVILANMEMFEGRMLPDLWCAEAATAALKPCVKIATGGTSGTSAVIAGFHQVASGLFDTVLVVGWEKHSEGHTQAGMSMTDPLWDRYVAGGALNNFALSISQYMRTRGVTREAAARVAVKARHNAALNPHAHLKMPDLTFEQVMESRVLAEPVRLLDMCPQSDGACAVVFAAEGRAETICPRPAWVHAVATRHDKPYLGDHGDRLSTMRTLRAAAREVYQELDIREPLKEFDVAEIYEPVTYAELAWYEALGFCREGEASRLIEDGVTEMGGELPVNPSGGVLSTNPVGASGVIRAAEAALQIHGKGGKRQVPDVHLALVTGYGVYSWSDVMVLGSDRPH, encoded by the coding sequence ATGGTGACCCGCGCCGCGATTGTGGCCACCGGCCAGACGGACCACGCGAAGGCAAGGGATGACGTGAGCCAGCCCGAGCTGATCTACGAGGCCGTCACGCGGGCGCTGACAGACGGGGAGCTTCGGCCTGCCGACATCGAGGCGGTCATTCTCGCCAACATGGAGATGTTCGAGGGAAGGATGCTGCCGGATCTGTGGTGCGCGGAGGCGGCGACGGCCGCGCTCAAACCGTGCGTCAAGATTGCGACCGGCGGCACATCGGGAACGTCCGCCGTCATCGCCGGCTTCCACCAGGTCGCCTCGGGTCTTTTTGACACGGTCCTGGTCGTTGGCTGGGAGAAACATTCCGAAGGCCACACGCAGGCCGGTATGTCCATGACGGACCCCTTGTGGGACCGGTACGTGGCCGGAGGAGCGCTCAACAACTTTGCCCTTTCGATCTCCCAATACATGCGAACGCGCGGCGTCACGCGGGAGGCGGCTGCGCGGGTGGCCGTGAAGGCCCGACATAACGCAGCGCTCAACCCCCACGCGCATCTCAAGATGCCCGACCTCACGTTCGAGCAGGTCATGGAATCGAGAGTTCTCGCGGAGCCGGTTCGGCTGCTCGACATGTGTCCACAGTCGGACGGCGCCTGTGCGGTCGTCTTCGCGGCCGAAGGCCGGGCGGAAACAATCTGTCCGAGACCCGCCTGGGTTCACGCCGTGGCGACCCGGCACGACAAGCCGTATCTCGGCGATCACGGCGACCGCCTTTCCACCATGCGCACCCTTCGCGCCGCGGCGCGCGAAGTCTACCAAGAGCTGGATATCCGCGAACCCCTCAAGGAATTCGACGTTGCCGAAATCTACGAACCGGTCACTTATGCCGAACTCGCGTGGTACGAGGCCCTGGGTTTCTGCCGTGAGGGTGAGGCGTCCCGCCTGATCGAAGACGGCGTGACCGAAATGGGCGGAGAGTTGCCCGTGAATCCTTCCGGCGGCGTGCTCTCCACGAATCCTGTGGGCGCCTCCGGCGTGATCCGGGCGGCGGAGGCGGCTCTGCAAATCCACGGCAAAGGCGGCAAGCGCCAAGTTCCCGACGTTCACCTCGCGCTCGTGACGGGCTATGGAGTCTATTCGTGGTCCGATGTCATGGTCCTAGGATCGGATAGGCCCCACTAA
- a CDS encoding enoyl-CoA hydratase/isomerase family protein, whose product MSKTTDAVLLTTDGAVATLTLNRPDRMNSIDVATLDLLCERLREAGRCGVRVLVVTGAGNLFSAGADGSEMVPRSSREWEALVDHYLDPIRLISELPIPVVARINGDCVGGAMGIALSCDFRIAVGTARFAAPFVKIGLAGCDMSCGYFLPRIIGLGRATDLMMTGRYVDAPEAERIGLIHRAVEPRELDAVTDELVKKLASGPPIALNFTKKAIRRSLDRNMAAEFDYEILAQVQCLQTDDHREGVRAFFKEKRAPKYVGT is encoded by the coding sequence ATGAGCAAGACAACGGACGCGGTCCTACTGACGACCGATGGGGCGGTGGCCACGCTGACGCTAAACCGGCCGGATCGGATGAACTCGATCGATGTGGCCACGCTGGATCTCTTGTGCGAACGCTTGAGAGAGGCCGGGCGGTGCGGTGTCCGTGTGCTCGTCGTGACGGGGGCGGGAAATCTTTTCTCGGCGGGCGCCGATGGGTCTGAAATGGTGCCCCGCTCCTCCCGAGAGTGGGAGGCCCTCGTCGATCACTACCTCGACCCGATCCGGCTCATTTCGGAACTTCCGATTCCCGTCGTGGCGAGAATCAACGGTGATTGCGTCGGCGGGGCCATGGGAATCGCCCTTTCGTGCGATTTCCGGATCGCGGTCGGCACGGCCCGTTTCGCCGCGCCGTTCGTGAAAATCGGCCTGGCGGGTTGCGACATGAGCTGCGGCTATTTTCTTCCTCGGATCATCGGATTGGGGCGGGCGACGGACCTGATGATGACGGGGCGCTATGTGGACGCGCCGGAGGCCGAGCGTATCGGCTTGATCCACCGAGCCGTCGAACCGAGGGAACTCGATGCCGTGACGGATGAACTCGTCAAGAAACTGGCGTCCGGCCCTCCCATCGCATTGAACTTTACCAAGAAGGCGATCCGGCGTTCCCTCGACCGCAATATGGCCGCCGAGTTCGACTACGAAATCCTCGCGCAAGTCCAATGCCTCCAGACGGACGACCACCGTGAAGGGGTGCGGGCATTTTTCAAAGAGAAGCGCGCTCCGAAGTACGTCGGGACATAG
- a CDS encoding enoyl-CoA hydratase/isomerase family protein → MSATVLFERRDHAAVLTLNRPEAMNAMNVEMRVELNRRWAEFRDDPELWVAVVTGAGEKAFCAGADLKELGGFYKSTTPAERRARWEVEPGIGGITHNLDIWKPIIAAVNGHCLAGGIELALACDIRIASENATFGLTEVQWGIIPGAGGTQRLPRLIPFGRALEMLITAEKIDAAEAGRIGLVNRIVPQDELMPTALAMAERICRNGPLAVRLVKEAACRGMDRPLAEGLRLEQLLAEYARQSEDAQEGPKAFAEKRQPAFKGR, encoded by the coding sequence ATGAGCGCGACGGTGCTCTTCGAGAGAAGGGATCATGCCGCAGTGTTGACTCTGAACCGGCCGGAAGCCATGAATGCCATGAATGTCGAGATGCGGGTTGAGCTGAACCGCCGTTGGGCCGAGTTTCGCGACGATCCTGAACTGTGGGTGGCTGTTGTTACGGGGGCGGGGGAGAAGGCTTTTTGCGCCGGCGCCGATCTGAAGGAGTTGGGCGGGTTCTACAAGTCTACGACACCGGCAGAACGCCGTGCGCGGTGGGAGGTGGAACCCGGCATCGGCGGCATCACGCATAATCTGGACATCTGGAAACCGATCATCGCGGCGGTCAACGGTCACTGCCTGGCCGGGGGGATCGAGCTGGCCCTCGCCTGCGATATCCGCATCGCGTCTGAAAACGCCACCTTCGGCCTGACTGAAGTGCAGTGGGGGATCATTCCCGGCGCCGGCGGCACGCAACGACTGCCGCGGCTCATTCCGTTCGGCCGGGCACTCGAAATGCTCATCACCGCGGAAAAGATCGACGCGGCCGAAGCCGGGCGGATCGGCCTCGTGAATCGCATCGTCCCGCAGGATGAACTCATGCCGACCGCCCTGGCGATGGCGGAGCGCATCTGCCGGAACGGGCCGCTCGCGGTGCGCTTGGTGAAGGAAGCCGCTTGCAGGGGCATGGACAGGCCGCTTGCCGAGGGCTTGCGGCTGGAGCAGCTCCTGGCCGAGTACGCAAGGCAGAGTGAGGATGCCCAGGAGGGGCCGAAGGCGTTTGCGGAGAAGAGGCAGCCTGCGTTCAAGGGAAGGTAA
- a CDS encoding HAD family hydrolase, which yields MTSGAFFDVDGTIVRGNLALAGALDWVRRGRIRPLDFARGAAWFWGNYLAGRMNYGDLTRVGFYILAGQSAQSIQDDATDILDRRMRKRIYPRALECMQEHRNAGRRLVIASSAPAPMVRALAACVGIDDTLVTELETLDGILTGQVVGDLCYGEGKRKRVQAFAERHGLSLSDSFAYADGYTDIPFLSSVGHPVAVNPDRRLKREAVKRAWPIVRYEKEGV from the coding sequence TTGACCTCGGGCGCGTTTTTCGACGTGGATGGCACCATCGTGCGGGGAAACCTCGCGTTGGCCGGTGCACTGGATTGGGTGAGACGAGGACGGATACGGCCCCTTGATTTCGCGCGCGGCGCCGCATGGTTCTGGGGCAACTATTTGGCCGGTCGCATGAACTATGGGGATCTTACGCGGGTCGGCTTCTATATCCTGGCAGGCCAGTCGGCCCAGTCGATACAAGATGATGCAACGGACATTCTCGACCGGAGAATGCGGAAAAGGATCTACCCGCGAGCGCTTGAATGCATGCAGGAACATCGCAACGCGGGCCGACGGCTGGTGATTGCCTCGTCCGCACCGGCTCCCATGGTACGCGCTCTTGCCGCGTGCGTAGGGATTGATGACACCCTGGTCACGGAGCTGGAAACCCTCGACGGGATTCTGACGGGGCAGGTGGTCGGCGACCTGTGCTACGGGGAGGGTAAGCGAAAGCGGGTCCAGGCTTTCGCCGAGCGTCATGGCCTGTCACTCTCCGACAGTTTCGCCTATGCGGACGGCTACACCGACATTCCATTCTTATCGTCCGTAGGCCACCCGGTGGCCGTAAATCCCGACCGGAGGCTCAAGCGTGAGGCGGTCAAACGAGCGTGGCCTATCGTTCGATATGAGAAGGAGGGAGTATGA
- a CDS encoding HTH domain-containing protein, whose product MATTRKGLREVRRSFLESRLLDTLRSESVTLTALAAVLGVSGRTVLRLIRDLRQQGQSILLVNDGRRQAYRLGTIEIPDVRKGTAFDLLNSGFVGMWADRKDIRSSAEFARQLRKRASRRACQPSR is encoded by the coding sequence ATGGCTACGACAAGAAAGGGGCTACGTGAAGTCCGCCGGTCCTTCTTGGAGAGCCGGCTGTTGGATACTCTCCGTAGCGAGTCCGTCACGCTCACCGCCCTCGCCGCGGTCCTCGGAGTATCTGGTCGAACTGTCTTGCGCCTCATACGCGATCTCCGGCAGCAGGGCCAGTCCATCCTGCTGGTCAACGACGGCCGCCGACAAGCCTACCGCCTGGGAACGATTGAGATCCCCGACGTTCGGAAGGGCACGGCCTTCGACCTGCTCAACTCTGGCTTCGTCGGCATGTGGGCCGATCGGAAAGACATACGGAGCAGCGCAGAGTTTGCCCGTCAGCTCCGGAAAAGGGCGAGCCGTCGCGCCTGCCAACCGTCCAGGTGA
- a CDS encoding TetR/AcrR family transcriptional regulator, with the protein MGVRERKDREKEARRKVILEAATRIFSQKGFAATTMEDVADRAELSVGTLYLYFRSKEEIYLSMILDAMDVFHEGLVRIAESRRGPAEKRRAVWELFIRFREEHPMYYKALLYLHDADFTRYLSPAVRSAVLDRSGRNFSLGARILSPRGKESRPSKRAIDLMWAAFLGLVYIQDSRANLSESFDPARSRSFLLGAFEFLENGLAARSGGAG; encoded by the coding sequence ATGGGAGTGAGGGAGCGGAAAGACCGCGAGAAGGAGGCGCGGCGAAAGGTGATCCTGGAGGCCGCGACCCGCATCTTTTCGCAGAAGGGGTTTGCGGCGACCACGATGGAAGACGTCGCCGATCGGGCCGAACTCTCGGTCGGCACTCTCTATCTGTATTTCCGGAGCAAGGAGGAGATCTATCTTTCCATGATTCTCGACGCGATGGATGTGTTTCACGAAGGACTCGTCCGAATTGCGGAGTCGCGCCGGGGTCCGGCGGAGAAACGGCGCGCCGTGTGGGAGCTTTTCATTCGATTCCGGGAGGAGCACCCGATGTACTACAAGGCCCTGCTCTACCTGCACGACGCGGACTTTACACGGTACCTGTCTCCGGCCGTAAGGAGCGCCGTCCTGGATCGCTCCGGCAGGAATTTTTCTCTCGGCGCCCGGATCCTCTCACCCCGTGGGAAGGAGTCGAGGCCGTCGAAGAGGGCCATCGACCTCATGTGGGCGGCCTTCCTGGGTCTCGTCTATATACAAGACTCCCGCGCAAACCTCTCCGAATCCTTCGACCCGGCGAGAAGTCGGTCGTTCCTGTTGGGCGCGTTTGAGTTCCTGGAGAATGGTCTGGCGGCGCGTTCGGGCGGGGCAGGTTGA